The Candidatus Poribacteria bacterium nucleotide sequence ATAGGCTTCGCTGGGGACCACGTGGAGCCTCAGAGCCCGGTCGAGCGCGCTTCCCGACTCGTCGCTCGCACGTATTCGCACGAAGTAGAGCCCCGTCGGCACGGGTTCTCCCTGCGCGTCTCGTCCATCCCAGATGATGGGGGCGTTCAGCCCAGAACGCCCAAATGGGCTGTCCGCCGCATACTCCTGCGTGAGCAGCCTCGCGCCGCGCACATCGTAGACTTCAACGCGGACATCCGCCGGACGGTTGAGCTGGTACTGGATTCGCAACGGACGGCTCCCCCCGACGACATACGGATTCGGGAACGCCGACGCGCCGAACACCTGAACCCCGTCGCCCCCCGACGGCGGGCCCTCCGGCACGAGAACGCCTCCGATTTCCGCCGCCACGACCAGAACGAACCGCGCCGCCTCTACCCCGTAGGCTCGTGTCACGTGAACCGGCAGATCGTCCTCGGAGTGGTACTGCGGGTAGAACTCGGAGCTCTCGAAGTCCGTCTCTTCGGCAAACGAGATGCCGCTGTATCCCTGCGCCCAAAACGGCGCATGGTCGCTGAAGACCCAGTCGGGGTCGCGCTCCGGCTGGACATCCAGACGATTCCCGTAGCGACGCGAGAGCGCTTCGACCGCGTGCAGCATCCACTCGGAGTTGCGGTCGCCGATCACATGCAGGTCGTAGACCCCGTCGGCGTCGTAGCCGAGCATATCGACGTTCAGCACGCCCAGCAGGTCGTCGTTGCGATCGCGGGCAGCCTTCGCGTAGTGCCGGCTGCCGAACAAGCCGAGCTCTTCGCCGGAGAAGAAGGCGAACCGGATCGAGTAGTCGAAGGGCTTGTCGGCGAAGACCCGCGCCGCCTCCAGCAGCGTCGCGACGCCCGTCGCGTTGTCGTTCGCACCGGGAGCGGGACGGTCGCGCCACTGATCCTCCCAGCCCTCCGTGTTCGTCGCCTTCGAGTCATAATGCGCCGTCAGGACGAGCGTGCGGTTCCGATGGAACCCGGTTCCCGGCTTCGTCGCGACGACGTTGCGCATCCGGTACTCCGCCAGCAGATCGCCGTCGGTGGCATAGAGGAGATGGCGGAACGGATCGTCTTCGACCGCGTAGCCGTAGGAGCGGAGTTGATCGGCGATCCAGTCGGCGGCGCGGTCGGCGGCATCGTCCGGCGGCGGATGCCCGTTGTGATGCGTCGCCTGCCGAACGCGGCGCGAATAGCGGCTGTGCGTGCCGTCGTTGTCCGCCAGCGTTTCGATGTGGCGGAACCAGCGATCCGCGTCGAACGAGCCGGCGACGTCATCCAGCAGGGCTTCGCGTCCGAGCGTCGGGACAGCCGCCGGAGCCCGCCCGACTGCGGAGCCGACGGCTCGCACCATGGGTTCCAAGACGACATGCGCGTGCGGAGCCGTCGCGCCATCGAGCCGCCACTCCTCGCCGATAGGCGTCGAAACCAGCGCGTAATCACCCGATGTCAGGAGGACTTCGACGCCCGACGGGGCTCCCCGCAAGCCGCCGACCCAGTAATAGTCGCGGTCAGCCCGGACGAGCGCGACGAACTCGCTGCGGTAGGGAAGGCGGGCGTGCGCCTCTGCCGGAATCTCGACGAGCGCCCATCCGTCGGATCGATGGCGCACTCGCGAACCGGTCGGGAGCCTCGTCAGCGCGGCATCGTCGGCGCTGGGGATGCGGTAGAACGCCCGCTGGGATGCCACGGCGGAGATCGACAGCGGCAAGAACAGGAGAATCGCGAAAAGACATCGCCAAACGCAATGGGATCGCCGCTGTCGCATCGTCGAGCGCCTTCCGGGTCGCGGGAACGGATGGGTCAGACGAAGTAGCCGATACGCTGGTCGAACTCGTACTCGCGCAGTCGGTTCCGCATCTGGGCGAGCCGCTCGCACAGCGTTTTCCACTCGGCATCGGTCAGTTGCGGCAGAAGCCGCTCCGCTACCGCATAGAACTCGGCTTCGGTCTGCTCGCGGTCGGGCTGGGTCCGGACGACCGTGCGGGGCGTCTCGTCGCGCGCCATATTCCTCTCCGCATCGCTCTCTGTGGTAGACTGATTGGGATCGCTGGCGTCATCCGGGCGATTATACGGTACGGTGAGCCGTCTTTCCCAGCGGTCACGCGACGAAGCGCCGTCGAACCCGCCGAGATGCCTCTCGGTGCATTCCGTAAACATCTTGCGGGTGGGCACGTCTATAGCGGCGAACGGGCGGTTACTACGCAGCGCTACGACTGGAGCGACCGTGAAGGACACGGACCAGTTCCTCGTCGAGCAGTTCCAGTCCGGAGACCATGGCGCGTTCGACGTTCTTGTCGAGCGCCACTACACCCGGATCTACGAGCTTGCGTACTACTTCGTCCACGACGTGGAGGACGCCTACGACATCACGCAGGAGGTGTTCCTCCGTGTGTTCAGGTCGCTGCCGAACTTCAAAGGCGACGCGAGCTTCTTCACGTGGGTCTATAGGATCGCGACGAACGCTTGCATCGACTTCCGGCGGCGCAGGAGCCGATATCAAGACGTCGAACTGACCGACGAGATCATCCATCAGGCGGATACGACCCTGTTCATCGCGAGGGAACGTCCGCCGGATCGACGGGCATTGGGAACCGAGCTCGACGCTCGGATCCGTCAGGCGGTCGATCAACTGCCGGAGAAGCAGCGTCAGGTCTTCATTCTGAGGCACTACGAGGAACTCGCCCTCCAGGAGATCGCGACGATCTTGGGGCGCGGCCTCGGGACCATCAAGGCGCATTTGTTCCACGCAACGCGCACGATGCGCCGATTGCTCGCTCCGTATGTGGATGAGGAGGCGAACGTCATGCGTCGGGACCCGGAAAACCGAGCTTCGAACGCGGCGCCCGCGTTTACAGCGCGAGCGACGCAGGACGGCGGCGCGGAACCATGACCCTACTCGACCGATACTACCGACGCCAGATTCCGGCGTACCTCGAGGGCACGTTGCGGGATCGCGCACGGCGGCGACTCGAAGCGCGACTGCGAGCGTCCGAGCCGCTCCGGCGCGAGCTGGCGGTCTATGAGCGCCTGACGCGCGTCGTCAGCGTGCCGGTCGTCGAATATCCCTCTGAGTTCGCTCGAGCCCGAGTCATCCCCCGACTTCACGAGCGCATCGAGCGCGACTACGCCTTCGGACGCTCCAGGCGACCGACGAGGGCTCAGTGGCTGCTGCTCGGGTTCGGCGGCATCGAGGTCGCTGCGGCGGCGCTGCTGTTGTCATGGGGCATCGGAATCGGTCGGTCGTGGTCCGCCGCGAACGAGCTGCTCCCAACCGCAGAAATCGCCGCGCCAACTCCAGCCGTGAGCGCGACGGCGAGCTCGCCGATCGACGCCATCGGCGAAGCGTGGGTTCCAGCCAAGCTAGCGGCGAAGCTTGCGGCGCTCGACCTGGATCGCTCGATCGCCGTCGCGGCTCCCACGGAACCGCAGGCCGTCGACGAAGCCGTTGAGCCGCTTCCTGCTGTTCAGGATGCCGCGCCGACAGTCGCCGCCGCACCCGCAACGGACTCGGCTGAGACGTTCCGCCGAATCATGGAGATATCGCTTCCGCCGACCGGGCTCTACGGTGAAGAGGCATCCTATCTCGTGGCGAGCCGCCCGTAGGCTCCGCCCGTAGACCTCGGAGGAGGTCCGATGACAAACACGCGAACCCGATTCATCCTGGCAGCCTTTGCCGTGCTCCTCATCGCGGTCGCGGCGTCCGCCGCGTTCGTCGA carries:
- a CDS encoding M20/M25/M40 family metallo-hydrolase produces the protein MRQRRSHCVWRCLFAILLFLPLSISAVASQRAFYRIPSADDAALTRLPTGSRVRHRSDGWALVEIPAEAHARLPYRSEFVALVRADRDYYWVGGLRGAPSGVEVLLTSGDYALVSTPIGEEWRLDGATAPHAHVVLEPMVRAVGSAVGRAPAAVPTLGREALLDDVAGSFDADRWFRHIETLADNDGTHSRYSRRVRQATHHNGHPPPDDAADRAADWIADQLRSYGYAVEDDPFRHLLYATDGDLLAEYRMRNVVATKPGTGFHRNRTLVLTAHYDSKATNTEGWEDQWRDRPAPGANDNATGVATLLEAARVFADKPFDYSIRFAFFSGEELGLFGSRHYAKAARDRNDDLLGVLNVDMLGYDADGVYDLHVIGDRNSEWMLHAVEALSRRYGNRLDVQPERDPDWVFSDHAPFWAQGYSGISFAEETDFESSEFYPQYHSEDDLPVHVTRAYGVEAARFVLVVAAEIGGVLVPEGPPSGGDGVQVFGASAFPNPYVVGGSRPLRIQYQLNRPADVRVEVYDVRGARLLTQEYAADSPFGRSGLNAPIIWDGRDAQGEPVPTGLYFVRIRASDESGSALDRALRLHVVPSEAYLSKPKSRISPNP
- a CDS encoding sigma-70 family RNA polymerase sigma factor, translating into MGSLASSGRLYGTVSRLSQRSRDEAPSNPPRCLSVHSVNILRVGTSIAANGRLLRSATTGATVKDTDQFLVEQFQSGDHGAFDVLVERHYTRIYELAYYFVHDVEDAYDITQEVFLRVFRSLPNFKGDASFFTWVYRIATNACIDFRRRRSRYQDVELTDEIIHQADTTLFIARERPPDRRALGTELDARIRQAVDQLPEKQRQVFILRHYEELALQEIATILGRGLGTIKAHLFHATRTMRRLLAPYVDEEANVMRRDPENRASNAAPAFTARATQDGGAEP